In [Phormidium] sp. ETS-05, the genomic window TTTCGCAAGGCGTGGTCTAAGATACTCGCTGTCACGCTAGCATATGTAGATCCGTCCCAGCTAGACATATAACGCTTGATCTCGGCTATTTCTCCCTCTGTGCGGCCCGTGAATAGCTGTTCTTCAAAAGGATCTACTGGTGGCTCTTGCAGGTTGCCTTCCTCCTCTGTTAGGTGCGCTGTTGCCAAAATTATATCAAATGCTGAGATTGCGCCCCAGCATTTCCCGATTTGCATTTGACTCCAGAACAAATTTCCAGCGTTGGACAGTAATATCAAATCCGTTTAATTTCCCATCCTATCTGTGTCCTTAGTGCCTCTGCTACGGTTAAATTCTCCTAACGGCGGGAGTGAGGTTTGACCGATATTTTGACCAAGTTACCCGTCACGTGTTATCGTATTGAGTACAAATTGAGTACAGACAACGCTACACAGTAGGGTTAACGGGGCGAAGATACGCTATTTCAGGACGCTAGGTAAAACGGCGGGAGCGGGGTTTGAACCCGCCAGCCTCTTGCGAGACCGTAACCACGATAACCCTCAATTCATCGGCCCAGGGGGCAAGGTGCGAATAAGGGTTTCCCGCCATAAACCACTTAGAGCTAAATTATAACTCATCAGCGGCCAACATTTGAATTACCCTAGGGATGCCCGGGTCAAACCCAGATAAATCCCAAGACAGGGGGTCTTTGGGGTCAACCAACGTGATTTGATAAGGCGCTAAAGTGATATACACCGCTTTCACATCAGGATTCACTTTTTGCCGGTATTCCGCCAAAGCCTGACTGGGATGGCGGCTACCAGCCCAACTTTCGCTATCGGTCCAAAAGCAAATTACATCGGCTTTGAATTGGTGTTTAATCATCCAGTCGTAAGCCACCGACGCATCTGTACCGCCAAAAGCGCGATCGCTCGCTTTCGCCACCGCCGAACTAAACGTATCCGCCGCCGTAATCTCTAAATCGCAGAATTCCGTAGAAAAACCCCGAATCCCATAATTTTTTTCCGCCTTAGCCGTGACTAAAGCCATAGTGGTGGCAATTTCACAACAAGTTAAGCAAGCCGGACCCACCAGAGAACTCATCGAACCGGAAATATCAACTGCGTGCATAAACACCTTCCCCGTGGGTTCCACCACCTCAAAAGAAAGCGCCACAGTCTTTTCCAAAATATCCACAATTCTCGGCACCGGTTCCCAGGTTTTTTGCTCATACCCAGTCGCCCCCCAGACTGATAAATTTTCAGCGCTTTAAGCGCATCCAGGGGGTGAATTCGACCTTTCCGCAGACGTTCTTTACTATTCAGTACCGACTCCAACCGGTCTAAATTAGCAGTTTTATCCCCTTGCAAAACCCCGATTTCCGTGAGGGAGCCCAGATTGCGCAACATCGCCCCCACAGGCATTTCCTCAAACAATAGCTGCCAAGCCTGCACATCCATTTTGCCTACAGGAGCCGCCATTTCATGGGTTAATCTGCCTTTGGTTATCGCTTCGTGGGTTTGGTCAGGATGGCGTTTTAGCCATTCATACCACCACACTTGCGCCAAAGCCTCCGAGCCAATTGCTTCGGGCAATTCCTCCCAACCCTTCACCACCCAAGAAAATAGCTGATTATGGTCTTCTGTGGGGGGCTTCAGGTGGAACAACCGCAAAGCATCGCGATGAGAAAAACCCTGACGCTGCTGATATTTCAGTAATTGATAAGCCAGAGCTTTCGCATCTTGAGATAGCCAATTTCTCCCTGCTTCCCGCACCACCTTACCAAAGCCGCGCAGAGATTTAGTATAGTTCAACCATTCATAAAAATGGCTACCCGTGCGCACCACTTGCGGGAAAATTTCTAAAAAGACTTTTTTCGCTTCTGGTGTTTCCCCCATCGACAGTAACACCAGGGCAAAAATCGGGGCACTGTTGTTAATTGACCTGCCATCGCTGGCATAGATAATTTCTTCCGCCACCCGGCGAGGGTTCTCAGCCACTGCTGAGTGCAATACTGCCACAAAATCATCTGTTAGCGCCTTTTTATTGGCGTAATAAGTGCTTTCAGCAGTACCGATTAACAAGCAGCGGCGGAGCAACTTCCAGATGCCCGCATCAAACATATACCCGCCAGACCGACCGCGAATCATTTCCTGTTCTCGTCCAGGAATCGGTTGATTTTGGGGCGTGTTTTGATTCTGTTTTTGGAAAAAAAATTTGTAATCCACTTTAGCGGCCCTTTCAGGCAAAAATTATGGAGGTGGCGGGGCGGGAATTGAACCCGCGACATCCCCGTTGGATGCGATAACCCTCAATTCATCGGCCCGAAGGACAAGGTGCGAACAAGGGTGTTTTTGGCGCTCTACCACTGAGCTACCCGCCACATTTTTTGATTATAACTGATTAGTCGATGATTTGTCCAGTATCGATACAGCCTGTTCAAAAATAATCTAATCGGCTCTCAAAGTCCCTCTCCCTCCTCCCCCCGGACAAAAAAATACATTCCTCTGACCCCCCTTTCAAAGGGGGTTGGGGGATGGATCCAGATTTAGGGTGAGGGCAATGTGTTAAGCGACTGGTGAACAAGCTGTAATTTACCTCTCATTTCTGCGAATTGCTTCCTCAATTTCCTCTTGATGAGAGTCAGCATAAGCCCAAGCATTGACTAAATCCTCGGCTGTCAACTGGGGGAAATCCTGGAATATTCTAGCGTCAGAAGCCCCTAAGCGGCGATAATTTACCAACGACCAAATAGGGATGCGAGTATTAGAGATTCTGGCATCACCGCCACATACTCCTAGCGTTTTTTCAATGCCTTGCCAAACGTTACTTAAACTTCTGTTATCTACATTCATTCACTATTTCCCACAGCATCCCAGATTTATCACCAAACGAATATCTCCAAGAGGCTGTGCCCATCCACCATTTTATCACTTAAGTAAGAAATTGCGCGTCTAAGGTTTTGACCACCTTAGTTGCATATAAAAACACCCCCTAACTTTCTATTATAGCACATGAACCATGATTCAACAGGAAAGTTGAAAGTAATGTTAATCACAGGTTCTTGGCAATCAATATCATTTATGGGCATGATGGCGGTCACTGGCAACCGGATGGCCTGCACTTAACATAGAAATAGAATATAGAACCCCAGGAGGGATAAGTATATGAACGACGAACCACGCTTAACGACCCTACCAACAGAAGCAACAGAAACCACCGACGCCACCCCGCCGAAAACTAGAGACGTGGTGACGCCAGACCCCCGTCCTAAACCAGAGGACAACTTATCCGATGCTTTGAATGCTTTTGCCAAAGCAGCCGCCGTTGAGTTGGTGTGGTCTTGGGTGGGTTTGCTAGAACCCAGAAACCGGGTTTCTTAACTAAATCTCGGTGACGATACCAAGACGATCGCATTTCCCCCCTCTCCCCTTCTGGGAGAGGGGCAGGGGGTGAGGGTCTGCTCTTCTATAACTTACCCGCAAACCCCACAGCTTCGGTAATCGAATTTAAACCATTTTCCTCTAATTTGGCCACCAACCCTTCCAGAATATGGCGCACCATTAACGGCCCTTCATAAATCAATCCGGTGTATGCTTCTAGAAGGGTAGCGCCAGCAGTGATTTTCTCCCAAGCATCGGCGGCGGTGAAAATGCCCCCAGTGCCAATAATCGGTAATTTACCGCCAGTTTGTTGGTAAATAAAGCGGATGACTTCTGTGGAACGCTGGCGCAAGGGGGCACCGCTGAGTCCTCCCGCTTCTTCCGTGACGGGTTGGCCGGTTAAGTTGATAATTTTGGTTTCCAGATTATCGCGGGAAATTGTGGTATTAGTGGCGATAATTCCGGCGAGTTGATATTGGTTAGCTACGGCGATAATTTCGGCGATATCTTCCCATGCTAAGTCGGGGGCAATTTTGACTAAAATGGGTTTTTCCCCTTGATTTTCTTGCTGCAATGCGTCTAAAATTGGCGCTAGTTGATTGGCGGCTTGGAGAGAGCGCAGTCCCGGCGTGTTGGGAGAAGAGACATTGACGGCGAAATAGTCTCCCCAGGATTTGAGGAGACGAAAACTGGCTAAATAATCCCCTGGTGCTTCTTCTATGGGGGTGATTTTGGATTTACCTAAGTTGATACCAAGTGGTACTGGTAGATGAATCCCTTTTTTGTCCTTGACAAAAGCTAACTTTTGTGCTAAGGCTTCTGCTCCTTGATTATTAAATCCCATCCGGTTTATCGCTGCCAAGTCGGCGGGGAGGCGAAACATTCGGGGACGGGGGTTGCCCGGTTGGGGATGGTAGGTGACGGTGCCCATTTCCATGAAACCGAAGCCGAGAGAGGGCCAAACGGTACTGGCTTCGCCGTTTTTGTCGAAACCGGCGGCGAGTCCGATCGGGTTAGGAAACCGCAGCCCCCATAAATTCACCTCTAGGGAGGGAGCCGCAAAACAGCAAATGCGCCCTACCTGAGATTTCACCCAATCACCGGGAGGACTACCGCTGGTAGCTTCCAGAGCCCGCAGGGTTTGCATCGTTTGATGGTGCCACCATTCCGGGTCCGGTTGTACGTTAGAGAAAATCAGGGGGCGGAGTAGAGTTTTGTAGATGTCCATCTGAGGTTTGTGGTTTTGGCTTTCACCCAGGTTCGCAGTTGGGCTTCAGCTCAGGTTCGTAGTTGGGCTTCAGCCCAAATTCAATCACTTGTCACTTGTCATTTGTCTCTTGTCACTTGTATGAATAACAAAACCAAAGACAAAGGACTCTTGGACAAAGGACTCTTGGACCAAGGACAAATGACCAAGGACAAATGACAAATGACAAATGACCAAAACTTAGGTACTAACGGGAGTTTCCACTTGGGTTTGAGCTTGGGGCTGGAACTGGAATAGGGAGTAAACCACATCCCGGCGGATATCAACCATCATATCCAGGAATAGCTCGTAACCCTCACTCTTGTACTCAATCAGGGGGTCTTTTTGACCGTAACTGCGTAAACCTACCGATTCTCGGAGTGCATCCATTTGCTGCAGGTGTTCTCGCCAGAGGGTATCCAGACGCTGGAGGATGAAGAAACGCTCGGCTTGACGCATCAAACCGGGTTGGATGCGCTCTACTTGGGCTTCTTTCATGTCATAGGCGATGCGGACCTGCTCGTAGAGGAAAGTTTTGATTTCATCTACGGTGAGGTCTTCGAGTTGTTGCGGTTCCATGTCTTGGAGTAAATACACAAACTCCTTGACTTTGGATACCAGCTTTTCCAAGTCCCATTCTTCCGAGGGGAGTTCGGGGTTGACATAGTAGTTGACGATATCTTCCATCGTCTGCTCGGCGTATTTGATGACCTGCTCTTTCAGGTCTTGACCTTCGAGGACGCGGCGACGTTCGGCGTAGATGGCGCGACGCTGGTTGTTCATCACTTCGTCATACTCGAAAACCTGCTTCCGCATATCGTAATAGTAGGTTTCGACTTTTTTCTGGGCGCCTTCTAAGCTGCGGGTGAGCATGCCTGATTCAATGGGCATATCTTCTTCGACGCGGAAGAGGTCCATTAAGCCTTTGACCCGATCGCCCCCGAAAATCCGCAGTAAATTATCCTCCAAACTGAGGAAAAACCGGGTAGAACCAGGGTCTCCCTGGCGTCCGGCGCGGCCCCGGAGCTGGTTATCAATGCGGCGGGACTCGTGACGCTCCGTCCCGATAACGTGTAAACCGCCGATGCGTACTACCTCTTCATGCTCGGCACTGGTAAACTTTTCATACTCATCGCGAATCAGGTTATAAACTTCCCGGAGCTGCTGAATCGCGGGGTCTTTCGTGGGGGCTTTTTCCGCTGCTACCGCCACCTTATCTTCTGCCTCCAATTCTGACATCGATCGCTCTCCCCAGGTAGCGGTAGCAAATTCCACCGCTTCTTTTAACTTCGCTTCTGTAGTGCGAGACAGCTCCGTGGGGAAAATCTGGGGCGATGCCTTCCAAGTTTTCACCTTTTTGCCAGGGACAAAACCCTTAGCCTGCTTGGGACTCTCCAAACCGGGGATACTTGGCACCGCGAAATTATCATCATCTTCTGGCCTGACAATGCGGGGGAGGAGATATTCCCGCACCTTGAGGCGGGCCATATAATCGGAGTTGCCACCGAGGATGATATCCGTCCCCCGTCCCGCCATGTTGGTGGCGATCGTCACTGCACCCTTGCGACCGGCTTGGGCGATAATTTCCGATTCCCGCTCCACGTTCTCCGGTTTCGCATTCAGTAGCTGGTGAGGAATTTCCATCTGACTAAGTATGTTCGATAGCTCCTCGGACTTTTCCACCGAAGTGGTTCCCACCAGAATTGGGCGACCTTTTTCGTGCATTTCGCGACATTCCGCCCCGATCGCCTGCCACTTTGCCTGCTCCGTCTTATACACCACATCGGGCAAATCCTGACGTCTCAAAGTGCGGTTCGTGGGAATCACCGTCACTTCCAGATTGTAAATCCTCTCAAACTCTGCCTCTTCCGTCTTCGCCGTCCCCGTCATTCCTCCCAGCTTCGGATACAGCAAAAAGAAATTCTGATAAGTAATCGTTGCCATCGTCTGAGTTTCCGGCTGGATCGTTACCCGTTCCTTGGCTTCGATCGCTTGGTGCAAACCATCACTCCACCGCCGACCCGGCATCACCCGCCCCGTGAACTCATCCACAATCACCACCTCATCATTGCGGATGATATAGTTCACATCCTTAATAAACAGCTCCTTCGCCTTAATCGCATTAAACA contains:
- a CDS encoding TROVE domain-containing protein, whose amino-acid sequence is MDYKFFFQKQNQNTPQNQPIPGREQEMIRGRSGGYMFDAGIWKLLRRCLLIGTAESTYYANKKALTDDFVAVLHSAVAENPRRVAEEIIYASDGRSINNSAPIFALVLLSMGETPEAKKVFLEIFPQVVRTGSHFYEWLNYTKSLRGFGKVVREAGRNWLSQDAKALAYQLLKYQQRQGFSHRDALRLFHLKPPTEDHNQLFSWVVKGWEELPEAIGSEALAQVWWYEWLKRHPDQTHEAITKGRLTHEMAAPVGKMDVQAWQLLFEEMPVGAMLRNLGSLTEIGVLQGDKTANLDRLESVLNSKERLRKGRIHPLDALKALKIYQSGGRLGMSKKPGNRCRELWIFWKRLWRFLLRWWNPRGRCLCTQLIFPVR
- a CDS encoding quinone-dependent dihydroorotate dehydrogenase, which translates into the protein MDIYKTLLRPLIFSNVQPDPEWWHHQTMQTLRALEATSGSPPGDWVKSQVGRICCFAAPSLEVNLWGLRFPNPIGLAAGFDKNGEASTVWPSLGFGFMEMGTVTYHPQPGNPRPRMFRLPADLAAINRMGFNNQGAEALAQKLAFVKDKKGIHLPVPLGINLGKSKITPIEEAPGDYLASFRLLKSWGDYFAVNVSSPNTPGLRSLQAANQLAPILDALQQENQGEKPILVKIAPDLAWEDIAEIIAVANQYQLAGIIATNTTISRDNLETKIINLTGQPVTEEAGGLSGAPLRQRSTEVIRFIYQQTGGKLPIIGTGGIFTAADAWEKITAGATLLEAYTGLIYEGPLMVRHILEGLVAKLEENGLNSITEAVGFAGKL
- a CDS encoding DUF433 domain-containing protein, with the translated sequence MNVDNRSLSNVWQGIEKTLGVCGGDARISNTRIPIWSLVNYRRLGASDARIFQDFPQLTAEDLVNAWAYADSHQEEIEEAIRRNER